atatataaCGAATGAATTTCAAGAAATCCTCACACGACCAACGTGGCATCTGGTTTTCTCTTTCCTAGTCAGcatgtattaaaaataaaaaataaaaaagaattttgaTTTCAAAGCTGGCATCATCACTTGCAAGTCTTGATCGGCTGACAGATGATGGTCATTGGTTGATGGGCTACCGGCGTCTATTAACAGGCGACAGGCGGAAGCAAATGGTGGACGTAAAGAAGAAACAACTAGTTTGGAGATGGTGTGAAGACAAGAATGGGATAACAAATAAATCTTAATCacgaaaacaaaagaaaatctcATCATTGTTGCATatctaacaaattaaaaaaaacaacccatttttttttttcagtccaACAACTTCATCGTTGCCAGAGTTTCCTCCATTTTCCccttaaaaacataaattaaaaaaaaacacattgtcATCATCTTTGAGTTAGCATCACAATCGACAAACCCTTGAACTCTCTCATTCTTCGCCGGTGGTGCTTGCAGGCTTCCCCAATTCTCTTTGATCTTAATCCATGAATTCCTAGATTCTTGTTTTCCAATTCTTTTGGATTTTaatcaagaagaagagatgcAAAACAATCTCTTTGTGAAGATCCAGAGCTTGAAGCTTGTCAATGACTGCAAGTCTTCAGCCATCTTCACCATccctccatcatcatcatcctcatcggCAGCTTCAACATTGTCGACTTCGGCAGCGTCGTCGTCCACCTCCTCTGAAACCTCTGGTAAAGCTCACCTTCTTCCTCTCCTCCGCTTCAAATCCATCcaacctcctcctccttctcctttctctctctctctctctctctctctctctctctctctctctctctctccacaaCCAATCTCCGACGAAGCCCCCTCTCTTGTTGAGTGAGTTGCTTGACCCGTGGATGAATGTCTCATTGATGGACGGTTGGCGACAAACTACCACCGTGTGGTTGACGGGTTGGCTACAAGTGGTGACGACGTCGGTTGATGGCCGGCTGGTGATGATGCGAAGACGGTGGCGGTGGttgaagagaaaaaattaaGGCTTGTAAAATCACaatttttgacaatttttttattttttatttttagatgttGATTAGGAGAGAGAAAATCAGCTGCCACGTTGGTCGTGTGAGGATTTCGTAAAATTCATTCGttatatatagcattactcttgtTGAATTACTTATTTGGTCTAATATTTTTGTGAATTTGTGCAGCACTTTGACCATTTTGGCTGCACATAACTCAACCCCAACATGATTTCTATGGTTTTGAGGCACTTCCCAACGGTATATGGCACAAGCAAGTTATTAGCCTCATTTTTATGTTGCCCCTATATCCTCCACCAAATTGGACCCATTTcatgcaaaaaggaaaaaaatgtaaTTGGGCAGTAGTTTTCTTTCATGTGTTGATGGCAttatcaaatttcaaaaaatttaattaagttGCTTACAAGTAACGACTCATATCTAAACAAATGGACAGTAAAAAGTATAATAGATTGTTAGGGagattgtttaaaaaaataaaaaattataaagatatataaatgattttattttatttttataattattttagtcATCATGTCAttggtataaaaaaataaatatgtttttataaattatgtaaaggggtggaacaaaaaaaaacaaaacagaaagaTTGctcacttcaattaaaaaattataatttttcacattcttgtcgtatttatttatttattattattattcacatcaatacttaaaaaaaaattgataatcaaTAGgatataaaatctaaaaaaaaaaaagggtctaCAACCGCTGGGGATTTATAATGAAGGGCCGTGCCCCCTTCCTGTAGATATGGATACGGGAAGATTAACCAGTCCCGGGTCGGTTTTTGGCCGACCCGTAACCGGCTCATGGCACAATAATGACCCGCCGGACCGCGCTACCCCGGCGGCGGGTTCAAGCCTGGCCCGCCCcggttatttaaaatttaaaataaacttttattgataaaataagattaattttGAATGTGGCTTTGGGGATTTGAACCTGACCCCATTCCCAAGCCCTTCAACATCTCTACCAATCAACCTACAACTTCATCCTGACTTGCTtttaaaaacaactaaataaaaataaaacttaaaccatgtttttttaattaatttaaaaaatcataaaattaataatgattttaataaatataaaattcaaacaaatcaaaataacttaaatttgaagggcttaatttgttttcatattgAATTAAATACTTATGTATTTTCTTGAGTGTGACTTAAATTgttcatataatttttcttttagtttataacaaaattaccattaaattatttatttatcactaCTGTTGTTTACTTAAAATTGAGTTCTACTCTCTaacttttaaaaactattatttttatactcaTGTTGTCAGCGAAGAAAAAGTTACTAGTTTAAGGAGtttctatctttattttttttaatcaaatttaagCCCACTTCTAATCATTTAtacaaatttgtattttaatgtTTAGTAGTGATAATTGAAAACTTGATATGTTCAACATATTTTCACTTAACACTAAATATCTACTTACACTATATTACAAGTATATGACTAATTAACTAAAGTATTATATAACTTATAAGTTTTCATTATATTGTCATTATTCAACAACGTTAAGATCGTCTTAAGGAGGTGGGTGTTGttaaatttaacaattatttatatatatctatatttactACCATCCACAAAGACAAATTAGTGTAATTGGTAGATTGTTTTTGAATGGAGGTAAAGCTCGGGTCACGTGTTTAGAATAGATTAACCCATAACCGGGTTCGTTACAATACGGGCCTGTTATGGGTTTTTGGCCTGGCCCGTGCCCCCCTCTACCTTCCTAAGCCTGGGAATTCAATATACCACTCAGACCACCAAGTTTGTCAAAAGCAAAACCAAGTCGTACCAGAGACCAAGTCAAATCAAAAGGCACAATCAAGCCACAACTAAATGCTACAATTCAAGCACCTCTTCCAGATCCAACCGATACATCTTCCTTCAACCCTACAAAATTGAATAATCAAACCACCACAAGCCACGTCTCCTCAGTCAACTTTCATCAACCTCTTCTCATCTTCATAATTCACAcggtatatatacatatatatatatatatatatatagatatacattAAAAgtggaaatcaattaaaaaaccaATACAAGTGCAGCTACTCATGGATTCCGAGCAACATTCCCGCCCCATTGTTGCACCGCAATACTGTCTTGGACACCCTACAGACCTTGCTTTCGCCAGAAAGGTCGACGGTGTGAAGCACGGTAAGCTCTCCATCACCGACGTCAATGGCAACATCCTATTCTGGTTCGATGCGTCTGCTTGGAGGAGCAAGAGGAAGTTAGTTGATGCAGCCACTGGTATTCCACTCCTTTCCATCACTCAAAAGGTTagtttcatgcatgcatgagaaCTCTCTCTTTAATTCCTTATTGCAATGgagattttatttgaatattctTTCTGTTTGTATGTATCTATATAGTTTTGGAGTGCTCATGATAGGTGGAATGTATTCATGGGTGATAGCACAAATGAGAAGGATTTGTTGTTTACTGTGAAGAGGAGTTCAGTGTTTCAATTGCGGACTGATTTGGAGGTGTTTCTTGCAactaatacaaataaaaatgagtGTGATTTCAAAGTCAAAGGGGAGTTCCACAAGAGATCTAGCGTAATATACAAGGGGAATACATCAGTGGTTGTAGCTCAGGTATATATAtgcaagtatatatatgtgtgtatgtatatatatgtaggaAGAGTATAGattgaaaatatttgattaatgtTTGTAGATGAACAAGGAGCACAAGGTTGTGAAAGTTCCTCTGGGGAAACATGCATTCGGAGTGAGCATTGTTGAGAACATGGACATCGCCTTCATAGCCGGACTTGTTGTCGTTCTTAATGAGTTCTATGAGTATGAGATGGCGGCTGTTGCAGGTGGAGCATCAGGAGCTGGAACATCAGCAGCGCTAGCAGCTTCATGCTGAAGACatttatatatcttaattattCTCAGATTTGAAGTCTTTTCATAATgttaatttgtttgattatgatatataaatgaataatatttatatatgtatgtatgtatttttttttaataaagtggtgTATGTATGTATCTTGATGTTGGGTTGACTGGATAAAAATAGATTCTTCTGAGgcaaatattaattttcatcATAGGGCGACGGTTTCTTTACTCAATAGGTCTTGCTTTCTCTGCAAATTAAgatcttttggtttaaattatgTGAGCGTCCCTTTTGTATTTCCgaaatatataatacatatacaactgaaaattatacaaaataataactaatagtaatatttttatattcatatctaGGTTAacagtgaaattgagagaaaGAGTTGGGATCCTACGGCGACATGTGTACTATGTCATGCGGAAACTGAGTCTAGTAATCACCTCTTCTTGCACTGCTCCTATGCCAAATTTGTGTGGGATCACTTTGTCAGGTTACTGCAGTTTCCTTCAGCTCTGAACTCTTTTGAGGATCTTTGGGGTCATTGGAGATTTAGTTTGCCTAACGAGAAGAAGGCTTTTGGGGACCTTGTGGGGAAAGCAATAATTTGGAATATCTGGCTTGCTAGGAACGATCTTATTTTCAATGCCAAAGCTTTGACTGCACATTGTCTCATTTTGAAAATTGACCATATGCTTGTATCTTGGTGCTCTTCACTCGCAGATGGTAATAGAGAGAAGATGGAGGATGCTATCAACACTGTTAAAAAGAGTCTGGAGTTTCTTGGTCCTCGAGTGACGGCTTTTGGGGAGACTAGGGATCATGGGAGGAGGCTCATTTTTCCCGAACCCGGCTAGTCAACGATGTTTGTTTGTCGGGGGGCCTTGGTCCTTGCACTCGGGTTACTTTTTGTTGTAActtaccacatctagtggttaACTTTTGTACTCGCTTTGTTCCTTTAAtcgaagtggtttatccacctttttcaaaAAGAGTTGGGATCCCATCCTATTGGATTTTGGGgatgaattttgtgtttgtatctTGATTGGAGATGCCTAATAATTCAGAGAATAAGTTGGGGTATGGGGATGAAATTGAGGAATGATATTCTGtactcaaaattattattatttttttagggaaaaaatttcaatttttgaggAGGAAGCTAGAGAAATGAAATACCACTATTATAATTGAGAGtgatcaattttaaaattttataatagaatataatataaaaaatttggccCAGTTATTTAAgtctatatttttttacccaagatttatccatatttttttaaattcataaccAAAACTCACATAAGTCCCTTTTACACGgcttatatttagttttttaaaataaaataatattgaaaatgttaagaatatatatgttataaatgtaaagatagtaataagaatagagagctgggagtatttaccaaaaaacccaaaaaccccGAAGAattaagttcttcttcttctttcttttttatttctcttttctttctcttctctatatattttcaaagtatacaaaaaatgaggggtatttataggggttacaagagttgaatgaacggccgggatcgattcgatccgacggtccaaaaataCCTCCCGTTGGTGGAATAAGAATAAGATCTGGGCATGCTACTGAGTACTACATAGGGCAGCTCTACATGAATATCTGAAGTTCATATAGTAATGCCGACTGCTACAAATGAGATTACTACATGAGagatccattaaaaaaatatttgtttataacagaaaatttattttaaaaaattttgaacaaaataaatttaataatgaattaaattaagatgagtttggataaaaaaaacacattattaaAGTTGTAGTAGAATTTATAAGTTTGAATCAATGCagtcaaataaattatttaataatattattataactttatttattacatttttacGTAATGTGGGTCAGGTCAAATCAGACTCATGCCTAAAACATCCTAACCAAGACCTGGCTCTCAGACACCTGTAATATTATGAGCTTCAATGAAGTTTCCCAATATTCAAAGTTGACTCCAAACTTTCTAAGTTTGGAAAACAAGTTGCCTTTCTTTTATTGTGAATGCGTGCATGGAATAATATAAAGAAGTATATCCAAAGATTCAAAACAGATCATGTTAATTAATAACTCTAAATAATTCATGTGGCCTGAAGTTTCCCAGATGTATTCTACACCTTTTAAATCAATCTTATTTATCATTTAGAGAAGTTCAAAGTCTCAATAACTATTCTTATATTTAAATGAGGATTGATAGAAGAAGAGGATATGTATTTAGCCAGCACAACATAGATGACCTCTTtgggtcatatttatagaacaaataaatatacaaatataactatatatatgtatatacacatatacatacacaatgtacatacataaaaaatatacatctaACATATCACTCTAACAAGGATCATCATCATGTCTACTTCTCTCACAGAAGACATGGTCAACCAGCTCCGGTCCAATAATCGGAGCTCAATACTGTCTTCCCAACCAAGTAGACCTCGCTTTCACCAGAAAGGTCGCCGGAGTGAAGCACGGGAACCTTGCGATCACCGACACTAATGGTATATCTTGTTCTGGATAAAAAAACTCTTCTAATTGGACCATCAAGAAGAAGTTGATTGATGCTAACTCTCGCCAACCTCTTATCTCCATGAAAGAAAAGGTTCCATGCATACCTGTTGTGAATGGAGGAGAGAGCGCGGGAGTTGTTCTGGCGCCAAAGAAATTGAATGGGAAAAGGCACGTGCGAAGGAGCATGGATGCTGATGGGGATAAGTTGGATGAGCTGGAAATATCTGCACCGTTGATTCGCAGAAGCATCAGGGAGAAGCGCAGGAACACACGTCTCGCGGGTTATCGTACTCCGGAGGATTGGCAGCTGGGAAATGCATGATTGGTGGTGAAGAGGAGTTAGTCGTGGCAGTTATTATGAAGGTTACTGGGTGAAGCATGGTTCGTTATGACAGCTGGGAAGGTTATATAAAGATGGGGAAGCAAGACAGTGAAAGGTAGGAAGCTTGGAGAAGAAGTCTGGGCCTGGTCGCGTCTCCGGTGATCTCTCCGGCGATCGGACAGGAGGGAAGTCATTCCCACTTATCTTGTTGTTTTCAGTCTTTGATCGAGTCGATCTACAGATCGGTGAGGtcttttgttgttttccttGAATCATTTGATTACTGGATGTTGTGGTTGAGGAATGAGACCTTCGTCTCATTCTAGCAAGATATATTAGTGATTGTTGCTTGAATTACTGTGTTTTTGCAATTTTCTCAATCATTGAAGTAGAAATTACTAATGGATTGTGGATCTGTTGAGTAATTGAGTACTTTGTGAagtattgattgattgaagggTGTGAATTCTGATAATCACTACGTAGAGAGTTAAGATCCTGAAGAACAAGTTTCTTATATAAAGAAACCTTTAAATCTCATTCACTTGAACAGGAAAAATCACACAAGCTCAAAGAAACCAGAAAATCAGTAAAACATA
The DNA window shown above is from Dioscorea cayenensis subsp. rotundata cultivar TDr96_F1 chromosome 12, TDr96_F1_v2_PseudoChromosome.rev07_lg8_w22 25.fasta, whole genome shotgun sequence and carries:
- the LOC120274080 gene encoding protein LURP-one-related 15-like, with protein sequence MDSEQHSRPIVAPQYCLGHPTDLAFARKVDGVKHGKLSITDVNGNILFWFDASAWRSKRKLVDAATGIPLLSITQKFWSAHDRWNVFMGDSTNEKDLLFTVKRSSVFQLRTDLEVFLATNTNKNECDFKVKGEFHKRSSVIYKGNTSVVVAQMNKEHKVVKVPLGKHAFGVSIVENMDIAFIAGLVVVLNEFYEYEMAAVAGGASGAGTSAALAASC